In Lactiplantibacillus pentosus, the sequence TAATTGTAGATAACGATTATGCAACTGAGTCTCATCTTGGATCGGGGCCCCAATTAGAAATGGTCGCCGCTCCGCACCAATTTGATGCGGTGCTTCATTAATGAAAATATTCAGCTGGTCCGTGGTTCCTTGAAAGATAATGATAAAATCCTGACCTTCAACGTAAAAGCCTTTGACCACATCTAAAATTTGTAAATAACTAACCAGATCCTTTGGTGGTAACGGGTTCAAGACCCCAATCAGTCTGACAACCGTCGTCGGATCAAATTGAATGCCTAACGCATCAATCAGCTGTTGCCGTTCCATCTCTTGATCAGTTGTCACTAACGTCCGCGTTTGCGTTTGCACGGCTAGCGATGCAATCTGGTGTTGCTGCTGTTGGGCTTGCAATCGATCTAGCGCACCATGTAGCGTTTCTAATAATTCGTCCGTATCGATTGGCTTTCGCAAATAATTAACCGCATTTTGTTGCAGTCCTGCGCGCACGTAGTCAAAATCAGAATAGCCGGAAATAACGATCAGTTCCATTTCGGGTCGAATCGCTTTCGCAGCTGCGACAAAGTCAGGACCCGACAGTTCCGGCATATTCATATCAGAAATTAAAATATCGACTGGATTGTCGTGTAAATACTTCAATGCTAATTTTGGGTTCTGCTCGGTATTGATAATCTCTAACCCTAATGATTTCCAATCAACTAGCAGCTTCAGGCCGCGTAATAGCATGTATTCATCGTCAACCAACATTACCTTTCGCATCATTTAATCCTCCCCATGATCATTGATCATCAAATTGAATATCGACCGTCA encodes:
- a CDS encoding response regulator transcription factor; translated protein: MMRKVMLVDDEYMLLRGLKLLVDWKSLGLEIINTEQNPKLALKYLHDNPVDILISDMNMPELSGPDFVAAAKAIRPEMELIVISGYSDFDYVRAGLQQNAVNYLRKPIDTDELLETLHGALDRLQAQQQQHQIASLAVQTQTRTLVTTDQEMERQQLIDALGIQFDPTTVVRLIGVLNPLPPKDLVSYLQILDVVKGFYVEGQDFIIIFQGTTDQLNIFINEAPHQIGAERRPFLIGAPIQDETQLHNRYLQLRREIARQYFFETAAGLRMMLPDTQQDTPLTLPSYSEVKKALDGVDLATFSAWLSQQFEAMKRANASDLLARQFALVVLLVLSDRLTAFDNKSAVITMINHATDVSEIKAQLQRVAKLAAQQGNQQFSRNVVAMRHIIQTRYSEQLSLAMVASELHLNAVYLGQLFKQEVGRSFAQFLNDYRVDVAVDLLRDSDQDIGQIAETVGYQNSSYFYKLFKKQTGMSPGDYRKAGVLSSC